A genomic segment from Colletotrichum higginsianum IMI 349063 chromosome 5, whole genome shotgun sequence encodes:
- a CDS encoding Mpv17/PMP22 family protein, with amino-acid sequence MALPPIVTATLQSAVLSGTSNLLAQALTAYQTDSQLVIDWVPVFQFVIYTIVSTPPNFMWQGFLEETFPAYLVSPTKNAVASAAANDEKKLDREARENKLVEPKLNIRNTLIKLFLDQTVGAALNTLAFSMFMHSIQTAMTRPEHLAAAHHSGSYLFSRGAIDYSKVDWRAVVRSSQLEFVSIFLAGLKLWPVVSFVNFAFIKSIEGRNLVGALAGVAWGIYMSLVAAR; translated from the exons ATGGCCCTTCCTCCGATTGTCACGGCGACCCTCCAGTCCGCTGTCCTCAGCGGCACGTCCAACCTACTGGCCCAAGCCCTGACGGCCTACCAAACCGAT AGCCAACTGGTCATTGACTGGGTTCCCGTTTTCCAGTTTGTCATCTACACCATCGTCAGCACACCACCCAATTTCATGTG GCAAGGCTTCCTCGAGGAGACCTTCCCGGCCTACCTCGTCTCGCCCACCAAGAATGCCGTagcgtcggccgccgccaatgACGAAAAGAAGCTGGACCGCGAGGCGCGCGAGAACAAGCTTGTGGAGCCCAAGCTCAACATCCGCAACACGCTCATCAAGCTGTTCCTCGACCAGAcagtcggcgccgccctcaaCACGCTCGCCTTCAGCATGTTCATGCACAGCATCCAGACTGCCATGACCCGCCCGGAgcacctcgccgccgctcaCCACTCGGGGTCGTACCTCTTCTCgcgcggcgccatcgactACAGCAAGGTCGACTGGCGGGCCGTCGTCCGCAGCAGCCAGCTCGAGTTCGTGTCCATCTTCCTCGCGGGCCTGAAGCTGTGGCCCGTTGTCAGCTTCGTCAACTTTGCCTTCATCAAGAGCATCGAGGGCAGGAACCTGGTCGGTGCCTTGGCCGGCGTTGCTTGGGGTATTTATATGAGCTTGGTTGCGGCCCGTTGA